Proteins found in one Pelobacter seleniigenes DSM 18267 genomic segment:
- the dusB gene encoding tRNA dihydrouridine synthase DusB: protein MQKKSLQIKSLKLTSPVILAPMAGISNLPYRRIMKSFGAGLVYTEMVSANGMIREGKKTRQLLESHASEFPLGIQLFGDDPEVLGEAAQLIADAGALLDINMGCPVKKVIRSGAGSALLRSPERVKRIIGTVRRAYSGPLTIKIRSGWDEESINFLTIGRIAEAEGADALTLHPRTRSQAFTGQAHWELIGELKKTVSIPVFGSGDITTPEEARKMFSETGCDAVMIGRGGYGNPWLIEQINQLLANQPVLQPGVTEKLRVALLHLQYHQDLFGDRKTVLDMRKHLCWYARGLQGASQFRKELQQCDCLTNVIRLTEAFFTQTEEAA, encoded by the coding sequence ATGCAAAAAAAGTCTCTCCAGATAAAATCATTAAAGTTAACCAGTCCGGTTATTTTAGCTCCTATGGCAGGAATCAGCAATCTCCCCTACCGTAGAATTATGAAATCTTTCGGAGCAGGATTGGTCTATACGGAGATGGTGAGCGCCAACGGCATGATCCGGGAAGGCAAGAAAACCAGGCAGTTACTAGAGTCTCATGCAAGTGAATTTCCGTTAGGAATTCAGCTGTTCGGGGACGATCCCGAGGTTCTTGGCGAAGCGGCGCAGCTGATTGCCGATGCCGGAGCCCTGCTCGATATCAACATGGGCTGCCCGGTCAAAAAAGTTATCCGCAGTGGCGCCGGAAGTGCCCTGTTAAGGTCTCCGGAGCGGGTTAAAAGGATCATCGGTACGGTTCGCCGGGCCTACTCCGGCCCCCTGACCATAAAAATTCGTTCCGGCTGGGACGAAGAATCCATCAATTTTTTGACGATCGGCCGCATCGCCGAAGCGGAAGGTGCGGATGCCTTGACCCTGCACCCCAGAACCCGCAGCCAGGCCTTTACCGGGCAGGCCCATTGGGAGTTAATTGGCGAGCTGAAAAAAACGGTCAGTATACCGGTGTTTGGAAGTGGCGACATCACCACCCCGGAAGAGGCCCGAAAGATGTTCTCCGAAACCGGTTGCGACGCGGTGATGATCGGCCGGGGCGGTTACGGAAACCCCTGGTTGATCGAGCAGATCAATCAGCTGCTGGCCAACCAGCCGGTGCTGCAGCCGGGCGTCACCGAGAAACTCCGGGTGGCCCTGTTGCACCTGCAGTATCATCAGGACCTGTTCGGCGACCGGAAAACCGTTCTCGACATGCGCAAGCATCTGTGTTGGTATGCCCGCGGACTGCAGGGCGCCAGCCAATTTCGCAAGGAACTGCAACAGTGTGACTGTCTGACCAATGTGATCAGACTCACCGAAGCGTTTTTCACCCAGACTGAAGAAGCGGCATGA
- a CDS encoding class I SAM-dependent rRNA methyltransferase — translation MDGYRVGPETERMLELGHPWIIADRYTKGWTKGASGDLVLLQNQAGKPLATALLDPGDRIIARVLARGQVKLSAHWFEEKFLAAKALREHAQLTETDVYRLVNGEGDGLPGLTVDRYGDYLMLQLYTGAWDRYRELITSALVKVFTPRGIYRKLRPQETRALEAKANSKKYSSLCWGAAAPVPLIVQEHGISYLVDLSEGLNTGIFPDQRRNRLELMPRVVGKRVLNLFAFTGAFSVAAAAAGAAAVTSVDVSAKYLGIAEDNFKLNKLASGRHRFIVADVFAELAKMQASGTRFDVILFDPPSFSTTRKSRFSTQGGTAKLVAATLPLLEPGGLLVSSSNHQKVSIEDYLKELRRGALQSHDELRTIFVGGQPEDFPCPVTFPEGRYLKFVINVKGL, via the coding sequence ATGGACGGATACCGGGTTGGCCCGGAGACGGAACGAATGCTGGAATTGGGCCATCCGTGGATTATTGCGGATCGTTACACCAAGGGCTGGACAAAAGGCGCAAGCGGAGACCTAGTGCTGTTGCAGAACCAGGCCGGCAAGCCTTTGGCAACGGCTCTGCTCGACCCCGGCGACCGGATCATTGCCCGGGTGCTGGCGCGTGGCCAGGTCAAGCTGTCAGCCCATTGGTTTGAGGAGAAATTTCTCGCGGCAAAGGCTCTGCGGGAACACGCCCAACTGACGGAAACCGATGTTTACCGGCTGGTCAACGGCGAAGGCGACGGTCTGCCCGGATTGACCGTCGACCGCTACGGCGACTATCTGATGCTGCAGCTCTATACCGGCGCCTGGGATCGTTATCGGGAGCTGATAACGTCGGCGTTGGTTAAGGTTTTTACCCCGCGCGGGATCTACCGTAAGCTGCGGCCGCAGGAAACCCGTGCCCTGGAGGCCAAGGCAAACAGTAAGAAATACAGCAGCCTGTGCTGGGGAGCAGCGGCCCCGGTGCCGTTGATCGTGCAGGAGCACGGCATTTCCTATCTGGTTGATCTGAGCGAAGGGCTGAACACCGGCATCTTCCCGGACCAGCGCAGAAATCGTCTTGAGCTCATGCCGCGGGTTGTCGGCAAGCGGGTGCTGAACCTGTTCGCGTTTACCGGGGCTTTTTCGGTCGCGGCTGCGGCGGCCGGCGCCGCTGCGGTCACCAGTGTCGACGTCTCTGCGAAATATCTCGGCATTGCCGAGGATAATTTCAAACTCAACAAGCTGGCCAGCGGTCGACATCGCTTTATTGTCGCCGATGTTTTCGCCGAGTTGGCGAAAATGCAGGCAAGCGGAACCCGGTTCGATGTTATTCTATTTGATCCGCCTTCATTCTCTACCACCCGAAAGAGCCGCTTTTCCACCCAGGGCGGGACGGCGAAATTGGTGGCGGCAACCTTGCCCCTTTTGGAACCCGGCGGTCTGCTGGTGAGTTCGTCAAACCATCAGAAGGTGTCTATCGAAGATTATCTGAAGGAACTGCGCCGGGGTGCTTTACAAAGCCATGACGAGCTGCGGACGATTTTTGTCGGCGGACAGCCGGAGGATTTTCCCTGTCCGGTGACGTTCCCGGAAGGGCGTTATCTCAAATTCGTGATCAATGTCAAAGGGCTTTGA
- a CDS encoding class I SAM-dependent methyltransferase encodes MDSKFKNQVREQFGKTAAAYVEATHFSGGKDLEEAARLLKPTHDDNLLDVACAGGHMALFFAPLVRQVVASDLTMQMLKKAQEHIAEEGRVDNVIFREADAEDLPFPAGSFTLLTCRIAPHHFPDVPRALREFHRVLRRGGRMAIIDTLMPADPEIADFFQTMEKMRNPTHIRAYSEQEWRQMVEDAELILQETIIISKTHDFQEWVKTAGLNRARVQELNKYFMDAPPKVHDFFQIESFAGEVESYTDQKLLIYATRKEKEKK; translated from the coding sequence ATGGATAGCAAGTTTAAAAACCAGGTCCGCGAACAGTTCGGTAAGACTGCCGCCGCCTATGTCGAAGCAACACATTTTTCAGGTGGCAAAGACCTGGAAGAGGCGGCCAGGCTGCTCAAGCCGACCCACGACGACAACTTGCTGGACGTTGCCTGTGCCGGTGGTCACATGGCGCTATTTTTCGCCCCCTTGGTCAGGCAGGTGGTCGCATCGGACCTGACCATGCAGATGCTGAAGAAGGCGCAGGAACACATTGCGGAAGAAGGTCGCGTCGACAACGTTATCTTTCGCGAGGCCGACGCCGAAGACCTGCCCTTCCCGGCCGGTTCTTTTACCCTGCTCACCTGTCGCATCGCCCCCCATCACTTTCCGGATGTCCCCAGGGCCTTGCGTGAGTTCCATCGGGTGCTCCGGCGTGGCGGTCGAATGGCGATCATCGATACCCTGATGCCTGCCGATCCCGAAATTGCCGATTTTTTCCAGACCATGGAAAAAATGCGCAACCCGACCCATATCAGGGCCTACAGCGAGCAGGAATGGCGGCAAATGGTCGAAGATGCAGAATTGATCCTGCAGGAAACCATCATCATCTCGAAAACCCATGATTTTCAGGAATGGGTCAAAACCGCCGGACTCAACCGTGCCCGGGTTCAGGAACTGAACAAATATTTCATGGATGCCCCACCTAAAGTCCACGATTTTTTCCAGATCGAATCTTTTGCCGGCGAAGTGGAAAGCTACACCGACCAGAAACTGCTGATTTATGCCACCCGCAAAGAGAAAGAGAAAAAATAA
- a CDS encoding NRDE family protein — protein MCLILFAYKAHPRYPLVVAANRDEAYSRPTQPVHWWPDRPALLAGKDLEGGGTWLGITRSGDFAALTNVRSGTPPTGNFRSRGELPLLFLDQQLSTLRFVTRLQESRTAYRGYNLLFGHYTQLQHYSNATGTVTPLQAGIHGLSNATLDTPWPKVAKGKKRLAETLRNPEPDPAKLLAILEDRDIAPDHQLPATGISLELERQLSPAFIHTPNYGTRSSCLLLIDRDGQVSLLEKERAPREGSLLKHQFRITSKSAD, from the coding sequence ATGTGCCTGATTCTATTTGCCTACAAAGCCCACCCGCGCTATCCGCTGGTGGTGGCGGCCAATCGTGACGAAGCCTACAGCCGTCCGACGCAACCGGTCCACTGGTGGCCTGACCGCCCAGCGCTGCTCGCCGGCAAAGATCTTGAAGGTGGCGGCACCTGGCTCGGCATCACCCGCAGTGGCGACTTCGCCGCCCTGACCAATGTCCGCTCAGGCACTCCACCGACCGGAAATTTCCGCAGCCGTGGCGAGCTCCCCCTGCTGTTTCTGGATCAACAACTCTCCACTCTCCGTTTCGTCACCCGGTTGCAGGAATCCCGAACCGCCTATCGTGGTTACAATCTCCTCTTCGGCCATTACACTCAGCTGCAGCATTATTCCAATGCTACCGGCACCGTCACTCCCCTGCAGGCCGGAATTCACGGGCTTAGCAACGCGACCCTGGATACGCCCTGGCCAAAGGTCGCCAAAGGCAAAAAACGCCTTGCCGAAACGCTCCGCAACCCGGAGCCAGACCCTGCAAAGCTGCTGGCCATCCTTGAGGACCGGGACATCGCGCCGGACCACCAGCTCCCCGCCACCGGCATCAGCCTGGAATTGGAGCGTCAGCTATCCCCAGCGTTTATCCACACGCCCAATTACGGAACCCGCAGCTCCTGCCTGCTCCTTATCGACCGGGACGGCCAGGTCAGCCTGCTGGAAAAAGAAAGAGCCCCGCGCGAGGGCTCTCTCTTGAAGCATCAGTTTCGGATAACCAGCAAGTCTGCCGATTAA
- a CDS encoding two-component system sensor histidine kinase NtrB: MNKAKKLTQKEYLMILENIDDAVIAVDQNGVINLFNPAAQSFTGRSEKTSLGKSFFECFDWQETLCYLTRKALDEGRSISDHETVTLKPTGTRRARPVSVTVSPIFSTPGPQQGAVLIMHDLTQVKSLEDAVRHADRLTMVGTMAAGLAHEIKNPLGGIKGSAQLLQMELGQTNDLHEYTSLIVRETERINRIIEELLDLAKPRKACFQSVNVSRLLDEIVTLQKNSVRERGIQFKWQLDPSIPEIPGDPDLLTRLFLNLLKNACEATPDNTEILLESRIDAEYHLSLPGSRPTPMVLISISDQGPGIGQEELEQIFTPFYTTKTGGNGLGLPICQKIVTNHGGLMHFEKRPEGGTTVNISLPLFNNRS; this comes from the coding sequence ATGAACAAAGCAAAAAAACTGACCCAGAAAGAATACCTGATGATTCTGGAGAATATCGACGATGCCGTCATCGCCGTTGACCAGAACGGAGTCATCAACCTGTTTAATCCGGCGGCGCAGAGTTTCACGGGCCGCTCCGAAAAAACCAGCCTGGGCAAATCTTTTTTCGAATGTTTTGACTGGCAGGAAACCCTCTGTTATCTGACCCGCAAGGCGCTTGATGAAGGACGGTCCATTTCCGACCACGAAACAGTGACCCTGAAGCCGACCGGAACCCGGCGGGCGCGGCCGGTCAGTGTCACCGTGTCACCTATTTTTTCGACCCCGGGACCGCAGCAGGGGGCCGTGCTGATCATGCATGATCTGACCCAGGTCAAATCCCTGGAGGACGCCGTGCGCCACGCCGATCGCCTGACCATGGTCGGTACCATGGCCGCCGGTCTGGCCCACGAAATCAAAAATCCCCTCGGCGGTATCAAGGGGTCTGCCCAACTGCTGCAAATGGAACTGGGACAGACCAATGACCTCCATGAATATACCAGCCTGATCGTCCGCGAAACGGAGCGGATCAACCGGATCATCGAAGAGCTCCTCGACCTGGCGAAACCGCGCAAGGCCTGCTTCCAATCGGTCAATGTCAGCAGGCTGCTTGATGAAATCGTGACCCTGCAGAAGAATTCGGTCCGCGAGCGCGGGATTCAATTCAAATGGCAGCTTGACCCCAGCATCCCGGAAATTCCCGGAGACCCGGACCTGCTCACCCGACTGTTCCTGAACCTGCTGAAAAATGCTTGCGAGGCTACCCCCGACAATACGGAAATTTTACTTGAAAGCCGCATTGATGCTGAATATCATCTATCTCTCCCCGGCTCAAGGCCGACCCCGATGGTTCTCATCAGCATCAGCGATCAGGGACCCGGAATCGGCCAGGAGGAACTGGAACAAATTTTCACCCCGTTTTATACGACTAAAACCGGAGGAAACGGTCTCGGTTTGCCGATTTGCCAGAAGATTGTCACCAATCACGGCGGATTGATGCATTTCGAAAAACGCCCTGAAGGCGGCACGACCGTAAATATCTCCTTACCCCTGTTCAATAATCGTTCGTAA
- a CDS encoding OmpA family protein, with the protein MKRDPLLLVVVLFLVVGLSGCATNTTHENTKKGAGIGALVGALSGAIIGYQNDHSGGALRGALIGGAAGGALGAGAGAYMDKQQTEFEQQLSTEQAQHQIEIERQQNEILKLTMSSEVSFDFNSASLKPTFYSSLNKIADIMARYPQTQILVVGHTDSVGSEQYNLDLSLRRANAVANYLISHGVAQQRMGTEGHGEMEPIASNDTADGRARNRRVEIFVVPNKNAGAN; encoded by the coding sequence ATGAAACGTGATCCATTGCTGTTAGTTGTCGTGCTGTTTCTTGTCGTCGGTCTGAGCGGCTGTGCTACCAATACGACTCATGAAAATACTAAGAAAGGTGCCGGCATCGGCGCTCTGGTCGGGGCTCTCTCCGGGGCCATTATCGGCTACCAGAACGATCATTCCGGCGGCGCGTTGCGCGGGGCTCTGATCGGCGGTGCCGCCGGTGGCGCTCTTGGTGCCGGGGCTGGCGCTTATATGGACAAGCAACAGACCGAGTTTGAACAGCAACTGTCCACCGAACAGGCCCAGCATCAGATTGAAATCGAGCGCCAGCAGAATGAAATCCTCAAGCTGACCATGAGCAGTGAGGTCTCATTCGACTTCAACTCGGCCAGCCTGAAGCCGACATTTTACTCATCCCTGAATAAAATTGCCGATATCATGGCCCGTTATCCGCAGACCCAGATCCTGGTGGTCGGCCATACCGACAGTGTCGGTTCCGAACAGTATAATCTCGACCTGTCGCTGCGTCGGGCCAATGCGGTCGCTAACTATCTGATCAGCCATGGTGTGGCACAACAGCGGATGGGGACCGAAGGTCACGGTGAAATGGAGCCGATCGCCAGTAATGATACCGCGGATGGACGAGCCCGGAACCGCCGAGTGGAAATCTTCGTGGTCCCGAATAAAAATGCCGGAGCCAATTAA
- a CDS encoding citrate (Si)-synthase, with amino-acid sequence MSSLKKVLAQKIAEHRPRTMKLVKEYSDVSLGEVTVGQAIGGARGIKCLVTDISYLDPFEGIRFRGKTIPETFAALPKVPGSDYPYVEGFWWMLLTGDVPTMEQTLEVVEDWKKRSQVPAYVIDVLRAMPRDSHPMAMFSSAILAMQRDSVFSHTYSSGKFNKMTCWEDMFEDASNLMAKLPSIGAYIYRMKYKGDTHIPADPDLDLGGNFARMMGIDKPYDDVARMYFIIHSDHESGNVSAHATHLVASALSDAYYAYSAGINGLAGPLHGLANEEVLRWTQNFMFHLGGEVPTEEKLKEALWATLNSGQVIPGYGHAVLRKTDPRYTSQREFCLKTPGLKDYPLFKLISMIFDVAPGVLQEHGKAKNPWPNVDAQSGVIQWYYGVTQYEFYTVLFGIGRALGCLANITWDRALGYGIERPKSVTTAMLEDAVGIK; translated from the coding sequence ATGTCGTCATTAAAAAAAGTACTGGCTCAAAAGATTGCTGAACATCGCCCTCGTACGATGAAGCTGGTCAAGGAATATTCCGATGTCAGTCTCGGCGAGGTTACGGTTGGTCAGGCCATCGGCGGCGCCCGCGGCATCAAGTGCCTGGTGACCGATATCTCCTATCTGGATCCTTTTGAGGGGATTCGTTTCCGTGGCAAAACGATTCCGGAAACCTTTGCGGCCCTGCCCAAGGTGCCGGGGAGCGATTATCCCTATGTCGAGGGCTTCTGGTGGATGCTGTTGACCGGCGATGTGCCGACCATGGAGCAGACTCTTGAGGTCGTCGAGGACTGGAAAAAACGCTCTCAGGTTCCGGCCTATGTCATCGATGTGCTGCGTGCCATGCCGCGCGACTCTCACCCCATGGCCATGTTCTCCTCCGCAATTCTGGCTATGCAGCGGGATTCGGTGTTCTCCCACACCTATTCCTCAGGTAAATTCAACAAAATGACCTGCTGGGAAGATATGTTTGAAGATGCCAGCAACCTGATGGCAAAGTTGCCTTCCATCGGTGCTTACATCTACCGGATGAAGTACAAAGGCGACACCCATATTCCGGCTGACCCGGATCTGGATTTGGGCGGCAACTTCGCCCGGATGATGGGCATCGACAAGCCGTATGACGATGTCGCGCGGATGTATTTCATCATCCACTCCGACCATGAGTCCGGCAATGTGTCGGCCCATGCCACGCACCTTGTCGCTTCCGCCCTGTCGGATGCCTACTATGCCTACAGCGCCGGGATCAACGGTCTGGCTGGTCCGTTACACGGTCTGGCCAACGAAGAAGTGTTGCGCTGGACCCAGAATTTCATGTTCCATCTGGGTGGAGAGGTTCCGACCGAGGAGAAGTTGAAAGAAGCGCTCTGGGCGACCCTGAACAGCGGGCAGGTTATTCCGGGTTACGGGCATGCCGTGCTGCGCAAAACCGACCCGCGGTATACTTCGCAACGCGAATTCTGCCTCAAGACTCCGGGGTTGAAAGATTACCCGCTGTTCAAGTTGATCAGCATGATTTTCGATGTTGCTCCGGGTGTCCTGCAGGAACATGGTAAAGCCAAGAACCCCTGGCCGAACGTCGATGCTCAGTCCGGTGTTATCCAGTGGTATTACGGGGTGACCCAATATGAATTTTACACCGTCCTGTTCGGTATCGGCCGCGCCCTTGGCTGCTTGGCCAATATTACCTGGGACCGCGCACTCGGTTATGGTATCGAGCGGCCGAAGTCGGTGACGACAGCCATGCTGGAAGACGCTGTCGGGATCAAATGA